The genomic interval GAAGGGTGGGAAGAGGCTGGTCAATGGGTACAAAATTTCAAGTAGAGAAGAGAATAAGTGCTAGTGTCTATTGCATAATAAGATGTGTATAGCTAACAACAGTGTATCATATATTCCAAAACAACTAGAAGAGAGATTTTGAATGCtcacaccacaaaaaaatgatagACATACAAGGTGATGATATGTTAATTACCTTGATTTGATAACTTTACTTCACTACCCTCTCCccatcttcctttttccttctctcacccCACTTCTTTGTACTACTTAATTCTGAATTCTTATACCTTTAATAACTTTTAAACTCCTAGCATATCCTATGAGAAACTTAATTCCTTTCACATATGATCTTATTGGGAGTGTAGATGATGCTTCTAACTGTCCTTTACATCATTTAAACATCTGGTTTGCTTTGAATTGGTGATTTTGTCACTGCTGATCTATACCCTGAGTCCAGTGGTGGGAAACTGTACATCAACTGTACAACTATCTAGTCCTGTCAGTGTATTGAGAATAACTCAGTTGAAAAACTACAGATGATTAAAACCTCCAATCAATGACCTCAGATATGCAAATCCCAagacagaaacataagaaatatgaaaaaactgaggcaacatgactcctccaaaagtcacTAATTCTACAACATGAAGGAATCAAAATGATAGTGAAGTAGATGCAATCTCTGGAAATGAATTCAGAAGAATGATAATAAgaataatcaatgaaattaaagaagacatgaatAAACACCTGAATAAATTCTAAgacaatacaaataaacagctgactgaaataaggaagaaaatgtagaatatgaaagaggaaatcaataatgatatagaaattctgaaaaaaaatcaaatcaacatTCTGAAATAGAAAAACTCACTAAGTGAACTAAAAATCTCAGTTAAAAGACTCTAACAGACTGGattcaagttgaaaatagaatatcagtgtttgggccaggtgctggtggcttacatttgtaattctagctactcagagatcaggaggatcacagtttgaagccaactctgggcaaaatgtttgcaagaccctatcccaaaaacacaattcacaaaaaagtgctggtggaatggcacaaggtgaaggccctgagttcaaattctagtactgcaaaaaacaaaaaagaatatcagGGTCTGAAGATAAGGTAGATGAATCAGAACACtcagataaagataaagaaaaaataataaagtatgagCAAACACAGGTTTTTATTACAACTACTTTCACAGAACATTAGCAGAAATTTTTCCAACAGGAAGCTGGATGATGGCTTTACACAAAtaattttgtactttattttccttttgatttccttttgtttcttttcttctcgcATTAATGCCTCTCACCATCTGTCTTTTTCTGCCATTTTAATACCTCTTTTCAACCTTGACACTAATGACATCTTAggcttcatattcttttttttttttttggcttcataTTCTTTTGTCCTTTGTATTTTGGGACATTTAACAGCTCCCTTGGCCTGTGCACTGTAGATACCAGTAGCATGTACTTCACTCTAGTTAGAACTACCAAAAATGTCATCAGACATTGAAAAATACTCTCTTGGGGTTATACTGCTCCTGGTTGAGAGACCCTGCTGATCCATAgataaaggaagagagggaggggaaaatgaATTTAGAGGTGAAAGTAGAGTCTTAaggaatatgaatatattttaagtcaaatgggagagagaagggagatttaaaaatgataaatgtaaatTGTACAATATATATACAGGATagtgataaaattttaaagaaaagcttggtatgatggtgcacacctataatctcagtactctggaggctgaggtgaaAGGTCAAGAatttgagaccctgtttcaaacagcaatgacaaaaaattaaaacatttgcaaaaaaaagTGCAAATAAGTTAAggtgctctttttcttttcttctataataCAGATGTCACTCAAGGATTTCCTGACCTTAAGGCATTTTGTTATATACGAAAACCTACAGTATACAATATAGATATATCTTCTATCTTCGCCACTAATCCACATCTATTGGCATATAATACTCCCTCTTGCTATCTTTGGTAAGTAATACAAACCCATTGATTAATTCTTAGTTTTTCCTGGAACTTAATTGAAGAACTTTGGGACCACCATGCAGGGATGAAGAACATACCTTACAACTTATTTCTTCAACCTACTCATTCCACACATCCCCTTGAGGTTTTATCTACTCTTATTCCAAAGCAAAGATCCTATCACTTCTGGAAAATAATGGTCTCAAAACCATGGTCTGCTTTTCTTCTTCAATCACTTTCTCTTGAGATGCATGCCTTCTTTTTACCAAGTTATGAAATGAACTTCATTGCACTGGACTTGTTCCTATAGTCGTAAAAATGTGTTACTAAAAGATGTCAGGGAGGATCAATCTATGCTGGAAGTGATTTTAGAGAGATGAGACTTAGACATCAGGAGGAACTTCCAGGTTTGAGTCTGGTGTCAAAGAATCCATGAATATTCTTTCCTGGAGTCTTTCAGTGCTGGAGAGTTACTCTCCTGTCAAGGCTGGGAAAGGGGAAACCTTCCCCACTATGGGGAAAGGAGCTTCTTCTCCAAGGGCCTTCCTGCTAGACAGACTCTGCCTGGGCCAGGCTGGTTCTCCCAAGGGCCCTCCTCATGGCCCCCTTCATTTCCTTGTTGCGGAAACTATAAATGGTGGGGTTGCACATGGGAGTGATGATGGTGTAGAGGAGGGACAAAGGCTTGTCTTTGTCAGGTCCATGTGTGCTGCGGGGATTCATGTATGAGAACATAGCTGAGGAGTATAAAAAGATGACCACAGTCAGGTGGGAGGCACAAGTGGAGAAGGTCTTCCCCCAACCTGAGGAGGAGGCTCTGCTGAGGATGGAGGCTAGGATGCGGGCATAGGAAGTGACAATGAGCACCATGGGACTAAGCAGTACCACAATGGCGTCAGCAAAGATCAACTTCATGCTGACCTGAGTGTCCCCAGAAGAGAGAGCAATTACTATGGGGGCCTCACAGAAGAAGTTTTCAATGTGGTTGTCTTTGAAAAAGGGATTCCTAAATGAGATATACTCAAGAAAAATGCCATTGATGAGCCCAAAAGTCCAGGAAATACCCACCAGACAGACACAGACCTGCTGACTCATGATCTGGTCATAGTTAAGTGGGTGGCAGATAGCAACATAACGATCATAGGCCATAAAAGCCAAGAGGATGCATTCAGCCACACCCATGAAGAAGACCAAGTACATCTGGGCCATGCAAGAGACAAAGGAGATGGTGTGATTCTTGATCACCAGATGGGCCAACATCTGTGGAATCATGGTTGTGATGAAGCAGACATCCAGGAATGACAGGTGGCCAAGGAAGAAGTACATTGGGCTGTTGAGTCTGGGGTCTGTCCATGTGATGAAGATGATGAGGCCATTCATGGCCATGGCAAGGCTGTAGAGGACTAAGAAGATAATGAAGAGAAATGCCCGAGTGGAAGGGGAGCTCTTTTCAAATCCCACAAGGATGAACTCCGTCACTGTGCTACTGTTTCTTAGGTCTACCATCTGGGTCCTGCTTGAGGAGGGAGGACAGGAAAAGAACAAGAGATAGTTGTATAGTAATATAAGGTACTCACTTCAGCTCAGAAACCAACTATAAAACAGGGTGGATGAGTGGTGGTCAATGTTTGGGACTTAGTAAACTCTAATAAGTTAGATTTGAAATGGTATAGTGAAAATACCAGGATCAGTCATCACAGGCTCTGTAAATAGaatcataatattaaaaattaagtaaagtgACACACTTTTCAGTAAGCCCACCTCATTTGCAAACTTATTAAACATATTTGACTAAGCATGGTCAAAACATAACAATAtattgaaaacataaaagaaatttcaaaaacaaaaattttaaatttccacatGCACATTATACAGCTTATTTGAAGTGAAGAAGCTCTCAGTCATTCCATGTTATCATTAGTTGTGTTTAATCTTTGTGTGATTTGCAGTCTTTAATGTTTTGAAAATCTGTGTTCCCCAAAGCAAATGGTACCCTAAAaggaaggtaaaagtgaatgtgctcttattgcttatactctctcttcaacaaaattagagataagggcaaaatagttttttcctggtagcaagggggaagggagggagagggagggggtgggggaaaaggagagggtgaggggaaggggggagaaatgacccaaacattgtatgcacatatgaataaaagaaattttaaaaaagtgaatgtgcttattTTAAGTGATCAAGTGAAAATGATGTTTTTTGGAAGACAGGATGTCCTTTGTGGAAATTGGGTGGTGTTATGGGAAAAAGTAATTGAGCATCCAAAGCACAGTACTGACTCTATGTACCATAATTTTTCCTTATAGCATACTCCTTAGAACAATAAACCAGTGCATATCAAGGCTCTATTGTATTCTGGTTTGATAGTGCCCCCTGTGAATTACTGCCCTCAATATGAAAAGATTAGCCACTAACCAGAATGTATtcagagatgaaaaaataaaatagctgtgCCTGGTATCCAACATCAAATGTGGAAAGATTAAAGAAATTGAGAAGTAGGGAGTAATTGAGGAGAGAGGATGGTGGTTATTAGTTTATAGATTATACTTAGGAATCACTTAAGAggtatttgaagaaaatatgttCAGTCTTTGTGTACCTAATTTAAGATGATGAATGGGTTGAAGGCTCAGGAAAAGAAAGGCATTCTAAATCTCATCATTATTCCACACAGGAGAGGGATTTGCACATTTCTGAAAGCATGTTGATTTCATCCCAGTAATACACCTTTTGCCTAGACTCCCTCTCCCAGAATTGCTCTGCTAGATCAGCCACTATTATTGTTGAAAATGAATTTTCCCAGAGACACCATATGCTGAATGCTTAGTTTCCGATGGTGGGGCTGTTTTGGAAGTTTCTAGAAACTTCAGGATGTGGGGCATAGATGGAGGGAGCAGGTTACTGGGGGTGAGTCCTTGGGGTATTGAGTCTTGTCCTGGAcacctctctctctttgcttcttggccaccatgatGGGAATAGCCTCTGATGcatgctcccaccaccatgatgttctgcctcatcatgGTCCCAGAATCAACGGAGCCAggaactatggactgaaacccaTGAAACCgtaaatcaaaataaatctctcctcccttaagttgttttgctcaggcattttgtcacagtgatgaaaaagttGCTAACACAACCTTCTACGCTGTTCGTGCTGGAAATGGGATCCGGTTGTGAGCTCTTGCTTCCTTACCAGGTGACTGTTTTAGTTCTGGGGTTGGAGTTTATACACCATTAAGTGAAAAGGATTCAACCACGTCTGTGAGAAAGGAGAATCTATGAGCAGATCACAAATCCAACTTTTCTGGAAAGGACCATCAGAGAACTATGATCCACCCTTCTCCTTCTAGGAGTAAATCTTTTTTCTATCTACAGAGAAAGAACATTCAGTTCTCATGCTGTTATCTCACTACAATAACCTTGAGGAAGTCATTATGTTAATATTAAATTTCTGTTGCACTTTTCATCTTGTTTTAGAGTTAAGATGTATTAGATCCTTTCTACCTTACATGCTTACAGGTGGTCAGTATATTCCTGCTTAACTGCCTACTCTTCCAACCACTCCTCTTCATCTCTCTTCTACTCAAGTTTCTGTAACTCTCATTTTGCCTTCGGTgttagtccttttttcttttttctaccttcttactttctattttatcttctcttACTCTTTTCCATCTTTAGTAACGGTTACTTGCCATTTATGTAAGTGTGACTGAACTAACTCCCCTCTCTTACCCATGTtgtttaatttcttatattttctactCTATTTTAGAAGCTACCTACTCTATTGCTGCcacttcttgaaacaggtgtgAATGCCTGGCAGGTGAAGGCAGAGTCTCCACAGTATTTAGTTCTTATTGTCTTCACTTTGGGATGTTCTTACATCTAGGAGGGCtcagaaagggaaaggaggagcAGGAGCACTGTTTGGAGTGTGACTTGGAATCCTGCACTGTAGACATTTTGAGACTGTGGTGAGAGTTTGAGAAGATTGTAAGTGAGTTAGACTGCAGAGAAGTCTGTGACTTGATCAGGAAGAAATTGAAATTTGGCAAGAGGACTCACTAAGAACTACTTGAGGATAAATGGTTACCTGTGGTGTAGTATGCCAGAAAGAATATTCTGTAATACCCAGCATCTAGTGTCTTATTAGCTATCATTAGCCATTAAGCAGTCAAGCAATTGTCTAAATAAACCTGACAACATATTGGCAATAATATCCTACCTCATTCTGCTTCTCTGCAGTCACTGATATTTGTCACCAAATCACTGTGCAGATAACAGATATCATGGTGTTTGAGGAGTGGCTGGTCCATGGAGGATGGTCTGACCCGATGGACGTCTCTAAAAAAGAATGATATCTGGTGATATTGTTAGTTCTTTGACATCGGTACTATTATAGATTAAAGTCTACCTAAGTAACCTTACTAAGTTACATGACTACAGCACTTTGTCACATAGGAGTGAAGCATTATATACACCCTATCACCCTTTGTAAGTGCATAATcttattctgtcttctttctcatattgtatattttactttttcaaatctttaaattttttgtttccatgcttcatttaaaaattatatgctcTCCTGTTAAAGAAATACCAGCAAGAACATACATAGGaaatgtctattttcttttaGCTTCAGACAAGCCATGTaattctgtaacaaaataccctgccctatgtgattggactttggtcacatgaggcgagtgcacacaagggaggtatgaggataggtaagaaagccaaaaaacatgataatatttgatgtcctcaatgcaaaggaactaatgcagaaactttaaagcgacagaggccaataggagaaggggatcaggaactagagaaaaggtcagttggagaagaatcaacttagaatgtaacacatacatacatggaagcaatgctaggaatctccctgtatagctatccttatctcaactagcaaaaatgctttgtccttcttattattgtttatactctctcttcaacaaaattagagataagggcagaacagtttctgcctggaagtgagaggtggggggagagggagggggcaggggaggagggagggggtggggagagaaatgacccaaacattgtatgcacatataaataaatgaaaaaaaaaacaaaataccctGCCCTTTCCAATATTATTTCTGACAAAGAATCTAGAAATTGTTGTTATATCTTCTGTAACTAATCCCAAcctctaaaatattatttttattgatgggTCATGGTGACTTATAAACTGATATCTCATTTCTGaaaggtttatatatatatatatatgtatgtatatatgttcttttcttctctctctatactcttttttgttctttcttttcttgtgatactggggtttgaaataaaggccttatacttgctaggccagtgctctaccacccaACCCTtttggcttttcttatttttcaaataaagtctcaagtttatgcctgggctagcATGGACTATAATCCTCCCACTTATGCTTCCCTCATGGCTGGAGGACAGACATGCAAAACCTCACCCAGATTTGTCTtggggtctcactaccttttttcccaggctagcctggacctgcTACCTTCCTCCTGCTCgacatgaaccactgcacctgttCATTCTATATTTGtaagatttctttgttaaatcactattttctttttcaaactgtGTAATGACTCTTTGGATTTCTGATTTATAGACTCAATCGTCTGTGATCTCATTTaaattaacaataattttaaaagttgtgCATATACATCATGACATTTGAGCCTACATTTTATTATTGTACCATAATGGTGCAATTAAGTATTTAGTCTCATAGAAGACCCATAATAAAGTTGGTTTGAACCATATAGTTGAACTCAGTTTGGCAGGAGAAAAGAATagacaatgaaattgaagaagaataATAGTTGATTTAATTAACCTACTATTCTGACCCACTTTAGAACCATCACAAGCAAAATAGAAACTGCTCACTGTTCTAAGAGACTCTCCAAAGTGATTTGTCTTGGGGGAGCAATCACAAGACAGTGGAAGCAAGACATCTGGATTACTGCCCCCTGGATGACTATAGACTTAATGTGGTAAGAGAATAAAATGCTGGCTACTGTGAGAGGTCGGGTAGGGTGAGGAGTAACTTCTTCCATATTCCTGATGCTTCTGTCCATGTGAAGAGGAATGTCATAATGTAACAGTCCTGATCTTTGTTTCTCCTTCTTTCACACCATCTCAGAGAGGAGGGATTGGTTTAGTTGATTGgtgaattttagaaatgaaacctATCACATGTgttcctcccctttcctcttgCTTGCTCAGAGGAGTGAGTGGCCTTCTTTGGTCACCCTTGCTTCATTTGGAAAGGCTCTCTCAATGTCCAGTGCTGCCAATGACTGGGGAATATGTCTGTCTAACTTCCAAATAAGGAAGTCCATGCCTGTTTTGTTATTAATAAAGGTGATACTTTGGCCTTTATTTGTCAACTCTTTATCTTTTCACTTAACTCTGAACCAGATGGGAAGaggaatattatttattgggCCCTCTCTAAgttctaaataattatttttagtaatattatctcatatatggaagtaaaattataaacaaagaaaTGTGATAGAGTCTGGgttataatgaaaagaaacactAAGCCTTTATTAGTTTGGCAGGTCCTGGAAGGAAAGAATTTTACTTATGCACATATTTTGAATTCTCCAAGCACAGTGCTGGTGAGTAAAGGAAGAGAGGTCTACATTCCATGACCCCAGGAGTGCAAGGAACAAAGTGTGCTGTCATGGACCAGACTGGTAGGAAAATGTCCCATTAAAATGTGAGGCTCTGATACTTGTCATATGTACTGAGGAGGAGCAGGACACATTCAATTGTTAGACACAGCATTTCTGTTGTTCTCTTAGCATGACCAGGCCCCCAAAAGTAAAATGTAATACAGTATTTTATGATTTGTTAATTCCATAgcatctgttttgttttaggcTTGAGATCTGTTCACTTGAGTTGTAATGAGTTCATTATCATTGACTAACTCATCTAGATTATTCTCTTAAAAAGTGCCTACATGGTAGATTTAACCTGGGGTTCATGGGCCTTACCATAGGAATTGGTGAATCTGTTTCAAAATGTCTGTGTATCTCTGAAATATTGCAGGAAAAGCTGTATGTAGTACAGTACTTTTCTTGGTGAGTCTATGATTTATCAACTACTCAAAAGCAACTggaactcactttttaaaaaaatttttctggtTTAGAGAGTTGAAGCAATTAAATTCCCACAGATTCCCTTTTTTGGGGCAGGGcatgtactggggattgaattcaggacttcaggCTTGATAGGCAAgctttctatcacttgagcacctTTCAgttaaacttttcttctttaggctgaaaataaaaatgctctTTACCTTGGTGatattttttcccttaaaattttttttatcacattgttgtactgggggtactatcttaaataaacaaaaacgttttttttttttttcaaaaatggagaccaggaaggaaaaacagttcCTTCCTAGGggggttgatgttattttttcttgaaaaatgtcTCATATGGAGATTGGTTGAGAGAGAATTGAGCATTCAATTCTACTACTAGTACCCTTAAGACTATAACTATTCCCAAGAAGACTCAAAGGAGAAGCTCACGTAAATAGGTTGGGGATTTGGCTCCCAACTGTTTTGTGGGAAGGATTCTGGCTCTCACGATTTGGGTGACTGGCACGGTAAGCTCTTTTTCCTGGGGCACTTAGAGGACTAAGAATATAATGCTAAAAGTAGCTAAAAGCCTCTTGATTGCTGTGTCTCAGGTTGCTTACTTTTTCAGACACTTCAAGGGAATTTAACCTGGGAAATTCCTCTATGGTACCAGGGTTGTTCCATTTCATTCAAAGTTAACAGAAATGATGGTTGGAGGAACATTCTGTCCTATAAGGTTTTTTAAACATTGAAACTATTAGTGAAGGAATATCATTTCCTGCTTTTAGGTTTTGAgattcttttaacttttattccTGAATGTCAGGTTCACTTCACACTTGGTCTAGTATTAGACAAAGGGTGGCAGGCTGCAGGGttatcagtgttttcaggagAATCCATGGCTCTTCGTTAATCTCCTTCCTTAGTTAATGTTATTTTGAAATCCTTAGTCACCCAAGTCAGAAACTAGGAAGATACTGTCTATTCCTTCTTTCTAACATCCATGTTAAATTGCCATTAAACACTGATAAATATTCTTTATCTTCCTCTGCTCTGCAACAGGTACCCTGTATTCCAGTTACTACTTATGTTTTTCCAGACCTTCATGATTTTCTAAGCCTTGAAGTCTCTGAATACGCCCTTCTTGTCCCTGGAATTCATAGtctgaacattttctttatttgacaCATTCCTGCTTCAATAAGACCAATCACAACTTTTGAATCCATAGTGAAGCCTTCAATAACTGCTAACCACCTCAGCCAATGTGAAATTGTTCTTGTTTCTGCCTCTGCTAgaaaacattcatcacagactATGAGGTCTTCCCCTCTAGATTAGGAATGACTTGAATGTAGAGATTTTATATCTTTATCTTCCCATACTCTTCCAGCACATAGCTGGCTTTTAATCAATTTTTAACTGAAAAACTAGTAGAATAAATAGCATTCTGATATCTAATTTTCTATATTATTCAATGTTGccaattaattaaatttttgaatAAATTCTTATAAGcctgtttttctcatttgttaaatggagacatacatgtttaCCTGGTAGGTTTGTTGTAAAAATTAAGAGGaagtttattaatttaataaaaatgtgtgtgtgtgtgtgtgtacgtaagCCACACAGAATAGTGTTTGCAATAGGGAAGgtacataatatattttaatttaccaATCCTCAAAGTATCTGgataaatgaaaaacattacTTAGGACATTTTTACTTGTAAATAACAATACTCCTAAAAATGCCGGAatccttttaaaaatgagatctaccaattaaaaatgtatttcctaaGCATTGTTAAGTGCTACAGATTCAGTGTGCTGGAGGAGCCATAATAGTTAGGATATTTGACAATGCATAGCACAATATGGTTAAGAGGTCTAAACAGAGCCTCAATAACATACTGAGGGATCGCCAAAGAAATGagataacaaaaaaaatcagaaaaatgtgcATGAAGAACACAAAATCTGGTACAAGAAACTCACTTAATAATGACTGGCAGATTGAAAGAGATTGTTTTGGGGGAAAAGGCGtatgtgtaaaaaaaaatttaaacccaGAAAGTCTACTTTAAGTATAAGCTAAGGAATAATACCTAACCTTTGTGGAAGATCTAAAGAGGATAAAAGTAGCCATAAGAGACATTGTTTTAGTAAATTGAATTTTTAGTGGATATGTGATTATTAGGTTGCAAGGACAGATTCAGTGATGTAAGGGCAGCTCACTTCCATCTTTATTAAGAACATAAATGAGATTCCTGCCTCAAATTTAACAATGAGTGGACAGCATAGCAGTACCAAATATGGCCAatacttaataattttaaaatcaagtacTTAACATAAATATATTGAGGTtatttgagaactgaatgaagattttctttgtttttctattttgaacTTTGGATTTACAAGCCATGTATTccctttcctttgaaaattcttcTGGTCAATAAGATTAAATGAACAGGTAGCCCACAGGAAGAAGGCAAAGGTGTTCGCCCTCCTGATGCAGCCCAGAGAGTATGTAGCTTGCTCTAAAGTAGCTTATCAGTTTCTCTGCTAACTAAAAATAAGAGAatacacac from Castor canadensis chromosome 8, mCasCan1.hap1v2, whole genome shotgun sequence carries:
- the LOC109691620 gene encoding olfactory receptor 10AD1-like, yielding MELKQSPGKEARAHNRIPFPARTATQMVDLRNSSTVTEFILVGFEKSSPSTRAFLFIIFLVLYSLAMAMNGLIIFITWTDPRLNSPMYFFLGHLSFLDVCFITTMIPQMLAHLVIKNHTISFVSCMAQMYLVFFMGVAECILLAFMAYDRYVAICHPLNYDQIMSQQVCVCLVGISWTFGLINGIFLEYISFRNPFFKDNHIENFFCEAPIVIALSSGDTQVSMKLIFADAIVVLLSPMVLIVTSYARILASILSRASSSGWGKTFSTCASHLTVVIFLYSSAMFSYMNPRSTHGPDKDKPLSLLYTIITPMCNPTIYSFRNKEMKGAMRRALGRTSLAQAESV